A single window of Watersipora subatra chromosome 11, tzWatSuba1.1, whole genome shotgun sequence DNA harbors:
- the LOC137407867 gene encoding uncharacterized protein, with translation MLSTDQVLTPYDISEPLIPAWDASAYDLGDHKLRRQERLVALDSPLLSPSGRNCAQIKKKALSIIFWVISFTYTCMVNIPPMAAMRMQKCVAVLAAYNYDIKCKRSGNHAKVDAMTRSGTSIAMSMDPYSNVLQNLASPANDTLNVLDQIEGYPVNCSTNDPIDKHTETPLLDAVDKQENVLLEMVTIDEVYNSDDSKDTLAIVEDNPFQNKPQLATDKEDIQNSVLTNDTIFFPSNLAQQNLLLSGSGSTTAPTTPLLPVDSVNEDAQKSASSNRALVIAETMMDDDIKKEKYVCSYNNSQCANNQNASFSKLSMESGDTESLVSPKEDLSKSIFNQAGECLKMNKDDKKSTLPNVTRLSSSKRLHKNDANMNISVKETDPGSKKASSVEATNALYKETDGKGATEQEQVNLASQVLVISKATKQIGHQFGQSIGQQFKDDEKEEGEITSEDEVAPTISSSKETALRKARPPMRSRQQKGRIEAAKSLQELEGRTVSMPSLADKPDYSFNKMLLDYTEQRKKAKAEVSH, from the exons ATGCTTTCTACAGATCAAGTATTAACACCCTATGACATTAGCGAACCTCTTATTCCCGCTTGGGACGCCTCAGCTTACGATCTGGGAGACCATAAGCTGAGGCGTCAAGAGAGATTAGTTGCACTTGATTCCCCTCTGCTCAGTCCTAGTGGAAGGAATTGTGCCCAGATCAAAAAGAAGGCATTATCTATTATATTTTGGGTCATAAGTTTCACATATACTTGTATGGTAAACATTCCACCAATGGCTGCTATGAGGATGCAGAAATGTGTAGCTGTTTTGGCCGCCTATAACTATGACATCAAATGCAAGCGCTCAGGGAATCATGCCAAAGTAGATGCCATGACAA GATCAGGCACGAGCATAGCCATGTCCATGGATCCGTACAGTAATGTCCTACAAAATCTGGCATCTCCTGCCAATGATACTCTTAATGTGTTGGATCAAATCGAAGGTTATCCAGTCAATTGTAGCACAAATGACCCTATTGATAAACACACCGAAACACCTCTTCTGGATGCTGTGGACAAGCAAGAAAATGTGCTGCTTGAAATGGTAACAATAGATGAAGTATACAACTCTGATGATTCAAAGGATACTTTAGCTATTGTGGAAGACAACCCGTTTCAGAACAAGCCGCAGCTAGCCACAGATAAGGAAGATATACAAAATTCGGTATTAACTAATGATACCATTTTTTTTCCTTCGAACCTTGCCCAGCAAAATCTATTATTATCTGGTAGTGGTAGTACCACTGCCCCAACAACACCTTTACTACCTGTAGACTCGGTTAATGAAGATGCTCAGAAGTCGGCCAGCTCAAACCGTGCACTAGTTATTGCGGAAACAATGATGGATGATGACATTAAGAAGGAAAAATATGTCTGTTCATATAACAATTCTCAGTGTGCAAACAATCAGAATGCTTCCTTCTCAAAACTTTCCATGGAAAGCGGCGATACGGAATCTTTGGTGAGTCCGAAGGAGGATTTATCGAAGAGCATTTTTAATCAAGCAGGAgaatgtttaaaaatgaacaaagATGATAAAAAGAGCACTCTGCCTAATGTAACAAGGCTCTCATCTTCAAAACGACTGCACAAAAATGATGCGAATATGAATATCTCTGTCAAGGAAACTGATCCTGGTTCAAAAAAAGCTAGCAGTGTTGAAGCCACCAATGCACTGTATAAAG AGACAGATGGAAAAGGCGCAACTGAACAAGAGCAGGTTAACCTAGCTAGCCAAGTTTTAGTCATATCCAAGGCAACCAAGCAGATCGGTCATCAATTCGGTCAATCAATCGGTCAACAATTCAAGGACGATGAAAAAGAAGAGGGGGAAATAACTTCTGAGGACGAGGTGGCACCTACCATTAGCAGTTCGAAAGAAACTGCATTGCGGAAAGCCAGGCCACCAATGAGAAG TCGACAACAAAAAGGCCGCATCGAAGCAGCAAAAAGTCTGCAGGAGCTTGAAGGTCGCACGGTGTCCATGCCTAGTCTAGCAG ATAAACCTGACTACAGCTTTAACAAAATGCTGCTGGATTACACAGAGCAAAGAAAGAAGGCTAAAGCTGAGGTCAGTCACTGA